In the Colletotrichum lupini chromosome 1, complete sequence genome, one interval contains:
- a CDS encoding calcipressin, with the protein MESPQLDTRPIFSRRSTGSNKSLSLDLSSLPPLVQPTPPTNTLLFTNLNDTSIFRPDNLQTIRDLILKTAPVHSWAPLKSFRRIVVSFFSEDDAIAVRRVWDGEAVMGERVRVYFGQPTPVEVTDRHLALPDAGKLFFISPPPSPPHGWEMKLEDAPNKMVHAEDLADALAKLHHRPTGVETPISPVDGSRQTRSRSSTLLYQPDVNGTSPDLPAICLEDMTDEPMEFSPIESKPIMAHTSRPPVELMHHA; encoded by the coding sequence ATGGAATCACCTCAGTTGGATACCCGCCCCATCTTCTCGAGACGCTCGACCGGCTCCAACAAGTCGCTCTCCCTCGATCTTTCGTCTCTGCCGCCTCTGGTCCAGCCGACGCCACCCACAAACACCCTCCTCTTCACAAACCTCAACGACACCTCCATCTTCCGCCCCGACAACCTCCAGACCATCCGCGACCTCATCCTCAAGACAGCGCCAGTCCACTCATGGGCACCACTCAAGTCCTTCCGCCGCATCGTcgtctccttcttctcagAGGACGACGCCATCGCCGTCCGCCGCGTCTGGGACGGTGAAGCCGTCATGGGCGAGCGCGTCCGCGTCTACTTTGGCCAGCCCACTCCCGTCGAGGTCACCGACCGCCATCTCGCCCTGCCCGACGCCGGAAAGCTCTTCTTCATCTCTCCCCCTCCCTCGCCCCCCCACGGCTGGGAGATGAAGCTGGAGGACGCCCCCAACAAGATGGTGCACGCAGAGGACCTCGCCGATGCGCTGGCCAAGCTCCACCACCGCCCGACGGGCGTCGAGACCCCCATCAGCCCCGTCGACGGTTCAAGACAAACTCGCAGCAGGAGCTCAACCCTGCTCTACCAGCCTGACGTCAACGGCACCAGCCCCGATTTGCCTGCCATCTGCCTCGAGGACATGACCGACGAGCCAATGGAGTTCAGTCCTATCGAGTCGAAGCCCATCATGGCGCATACTTCTCGCCCACCCGTGGAGCTAATGCACCACGCATAA
- a CDS encoding RNA polymerase Rpb3/RpoA insert domain-containing protein, whose amino-acid sequence MDYEPMLLDGESGGPSIKISGADNIHVNFDLSNCDLSFANSLRRVIQAEVPVIAIDLVEIEANTSVLADEFIAHRLGLIPLQSKDVNSLLYTRDCDCEQYCDNCSVKLTLHARCSSDETMKVYASDLIVDSFRQNGTVGNPVILDPEGQGSLIAKLRKGQELKVSCIAKKGIAKEHAKWMPTSAVGFEYDPHNKLHHLDMWFEEDAKAEWPESKYAKMEDPPQEGEAFDYDAVPGKFYFEVEGVGSLEPDQIIQEGIKILQEKLALTLHILTGEADDDGMGDFDGPRSPNLDMDGSNPWQDQGYTTPFNGGNQTAWGGNATTPYTTTTPYGASGQSGWN is encoded by the exons ATGGATTACGAGCCGATGCTGTTGGATGGCGAGTCCGGAGGACCATCGATCAAGATCTCAGGG GCTGATAACATCCACGTCAACTTTGATCTATCGAACTGCGACCTTTCCTTCGCCAACTCGCTGCGTCGCGTTATCCAGGCTGAAGTCCCTGTGATCGCCATCGACCTGGTCGAAATCGAGGCCAACACATCTGTCCTCGCTGACGAGTTCATTGCCCATCGCCTGGGTCTGATTCCCCTCCAGTCCAAGGACGTCAACAGCTTGCTTTACACCCGAGACTGCGACTGCGAGCAGTATTGCGACAACTGCAGCGTAAAGCTTACGCTGCATGCGCGATGCTCATCAGACGAGACCATGAAAGTCTACGCCAGCGACCTCATTGTCGACAGCTTCAGACAGAACGGCACCGTAGGAAACCCTGTAATCCTCGACCCTGAAGGACAAGGCTCTTTGATTGCGAAGCTGCGCAAAGGGCAGGAGCTTAAGGTGTCATGCATCGCGAAGAAGGGTATTGCAAAGGAGCATGCAAAATGGATGCCAACGTCTGCTGTTGGGTTTGAATACGACCCTCACAACAAGCTACACCATCTGGACATGTGGTTCGAAGAAGATGCGAAGGCCGAATG GCCCGAGAGCAAATATGCCAAGATGGAGGACCCCCCACAAGAGGGCGAAGCTTTCGACTACGACGCAGTTCCCGGCAAGTTTTACTTTGAGGTCGAAGGCGTGGGCAGTCTGGAGCCGGATCAGATTATCCAGGAAGGAATCAAGATCTTGCAGGAGAAGTTGGCCCTCACGCTCCACATACTCACAGGCGAGGCAGACGACGATGGCATGGGCGACTTTGATGGACCTCGCAGTCCCAACTTGGATATGGACGGCAGCAACCCCTGGCAAGATCAAGGCTATACCACTCCTTTCAATGGCGGCAACCAGACCGCGTGGGGAGGCAACGCAACGACACCCTACACCACAACGACACCTTACGGCGCCTCCGGACAGTCTGGATGGAACTGA
- a CDS encoding phenylalanyl-tRNA synthetase codes for MPIGLARASRSFCQTSGDRHFFDQLLRKLPFPNGSSCRNTTSKLYACDEHIAKGPLHTDKGVHNFKMLVPRLAGRQLQSCLRGATCAARAPRQWQAIASLSMSGSRRSYSSEPSTISRTLYQKKTVEVNGQTIPTDTWFNVPTNVLDAASRKLHLQKDHPVYITRQIIESQFPAPTYKYHNTFDPVVTTHQNFDSLGFPLDHPGRAKSDTYYFNKDTLLRTHTSAHQAQTFQKNLSEGYLISADVYRRDAIDRSHYPVFHQMEGARMWDRTKVPNGDIAAAVWEDLDRLPKHNVKVEDPHPAYDAERNPLQEGHHSPAEAEAIGAHLKRSLENMVVEIFTRAKAAAAKADPDYKDEPLRVRWVEAYFPFTSPSWELEVYYAGDWLEVLGCGVVKQDIAINAGVPQQVGWAFGIGLERIAMLLFQIPDIRLFWSKDERFLSQFRGVSDQLDSMKRFVPFSKHPACPKDVSFWLGSTSSAAGGNTKANTQDFHENDFMELVRDIAGERAEDVRLVDEFTHPKTGRRSMCYRINYRSLERTLTNEETNELHSEVTRKLVEKLGVEIR; via the exons ATGCCAATTGGCTTGGCCCGTGCATCCCGTAGCTTTTGTCAGACTTCTGGCGATCGACACTTTTTCGACCAACTGCTGCGAAAGCTCCCTTTTCCTAACGGCAGCTCTTGTCGCAACACTACATCGAAGCTCTACGCCTGTGATGAGCACATAGCAAAAGGGCCTTTGCATACGGACAAGGGCGTTCACAACTTCAAAATGCTCGTCCCAAGATTAGCCGGTAGGCAATTGCAAAGTTGCCTCCGTGGCGCCACCTGCGCCGCGAGAGCTCCCCGACAATGGCAGGCCATCGCTTCATTGTCGATGAGCGGTAGCCGGCGCAGTTACTCCTCAG AACCCTCGACGATTTCGAGAACCCTATACCAGAAAAAGACCGTCGAGGTCAACGGCCAAACGATACCGACAGACACCTGGTTCAACGTCCCGACAAACGTCCTCGACGCCGCCTCGCGCAAGCTTCACCTCCAAAAAGATCACCCCGTCTACATCACACGGCAAATCATCGAGTCGCAGTTCCCGGCGCCGACATACAAGTACCACAACACCTTTGACCCCGTCGTCACGACGCACCAGAACTTTGATTCGCTCGGGTTCCCCCTGGACCACCCCGGCCGCGCGAAATCAGACACCTACTACTTCAACAAGGACACCCTCCTCCGCACGCACACGAGCGCCCACCAGGCGCAGACTTTCCAAAAGAACCTGAGCGAGGGCTACCTCATCAGCGCAGACGTCTACCGCCGCGACGCCATCGACAGGAGCCACTACCCCGTCTTCCACCAGATGGAAGGCGCCCGCATGTGGGACAGGACAAAGGTGCCTAACGGCGacatcgccgccgccgtctggGAGGACCTCGACAGGCTGCCGAAACACAACGTGAAAGTCGAGGACCCGCACCCGGCCTACGATGCGGAGCGGAACCCCCTACAGGAAGGTCACCACTCCCccgccgaggccgaggccaTCGGCGCCCACCTGAAGCGCTCGCTCGAGAACATGGTGGTCGAGATCTTCACGAGAGCGAAAGCCGCCGCGGCGAAGGCGGACCCGGATTACAAGGACGAACCCTTGCGTGTCCGCTGGGTCGAGGCGTACTTCCCCTTCACGAGCCCCTCGTGGGAGCTCGAGGTCTACTATGCAGGCGACTGGCTAGAGGTGCTGGGCTGCGGCGTGGTAAAGCAGGACATCGCCATCAACGCCGGCGTGCCGCAGCAGGTCGGCTGGGCCTTTGGCATCGGCCTCGAGCGCATCGCCATGCTCCTCTTCCAGATCCCCGACATCCGCCTCTTCTGGTCCAAGGACGAGCGGTTCCTGAGCCAGTTCCGGGGCGTCTCGGACCAGCTCGATAGCATGAAGCGCTTCGTGCCCTTTTCAAAGCACCCGGCCTGCCCCAAGGACGTCTCCTTTTGGCTCGGGAGCACCTCCTCGGCAGCGGGGGGCAACACGAAAGCCAACACGCAGGACTTCCATGAAAACGATTTCATGGAGCTGGTGCGCGACATCGCCGGCGAGCGGGCCGAGGACGTCCGGCTGGTGGACGAGTTCACGCACCCCAAGACGGGGCGACGTAGCATGTGCTACCGCATCAACTACCGAAGTCTCGAGCGGACCCTGACCAACGAGGAGACCAATGAGCTGCACAGCGAGGTGACCCGGAAATTGGTCGAAAAGCTAGGCGTCGAGATCCGGTAG
- a CDS encoding GrpE protein has product MFRQAIATSSRAVRTGMRTQTPKSVFQNQFQSSPAFRIRAAQPAVARWYSDAKETTEATKEGEKPADDAESALKKQLETKEKEAADWKDKCLRTIADFRNLQDRTQREVKQARDFALQKFSKDLIDSIDNLDRALSMVPQEKLKVEEKSGDLKDLANLYEGLKMTDDILMSTLKKHGIERFDPEGEKFNPNEHDATFMAPQPDKEDNTVFHVQQKGFKLNGRVMRAAKVGVVKNA; this is encoded by the exons ATGTTCAGACAAGCCATTGCTACCTCTTCCCGCGCAGTGCGCACCGGCATGCGCACCCAGACTCCCAAGTCTGTTTTCCAAAATCAGTTCCAGAGCTCCCCTGCCTTCAGGATACGAGCCGCGCAACCCGCCGTTGCGAGATGGTACAGCGACGCCAAGGAGACGACCGAGGCCACCAAGGAGGGCGAGAAGCCTGCCGATGATGCCGAGTCTGCCCTGAAGAAGCAGTTGGAGaccaaggagaaggaggctgCTGACTGGAAG GACAAGTGCCTTCGCACCATCGCCGACTTCCGTAACCTCCAGGACCGCACACAACGCGAGGTCAAGCAGGCGCGCGACTTCGCCCTGCAGAAGTTCTCCAAGGACCTCATTGACAGCATCGACAACCTCGACCGCGCCCTCTCCATGGTGCCCCAGGAGAAGCTCAAGGTCGAGGAGAAGTCGGGCGATCTCAAGGATCTCGCCAACCTGTACGAGGGTCTCAAGATGACCGACGACATCCTCATGTCGACGCTGAAGAAGCACGGCATCGAGCGCTTCGACCCCGAGGGCGAGAAGTTCAACCCCAACGAGCATGACGCCACCTTCATGGCACCTCAGCCCGACAAGGAGGACAACACCGTCTTCCACGTCCAGCAGAAAGGCTTCAAGCTCAACGGCCGCGTGATGCGCGCTGCCAAGGTCGGCGTCGTCAAGAACGCTTAA